TCGACCTCGCCGATCCGGACCCGGCCACCTGGACCGTCGAGCACGTCGACCTCACCGGACTCACCGGCATCGACACCCCGGAGGACCCGGAGCCGGAGTACGTCTCCATCAGCCCGGACGACAGTCTGGTCGCGGTGACGCTGCAGGAGAACAACGCCGTGGTCGTCGTCGACCTGGCGACCCGCACGGTGCGCAACCACTTCTCGGCCGGCGTGGCCACGGTCACCGACATCGACACCGTCGAGGACGGCGCCATCGACCTCACCGGGACGATCACCGACGTCCCGCGCGAGCCGGATGCGATCGGCTGGATCGGCAACGACCAGGTCGCCACCGCCAACGAGGGCGACTGGAAGGGCGGCACCCGGGGCTGGACCGTCTTCGACGCCGAGAACGGTTCCGTCACCTACGATTCCGGCAACTCGTTCGAGCACCTCGCGGTGGAACTCGGGCAGTACCCGGAGGACCGCAGCGAGAACAAGGGCACCGAGCCCGAGGGCCTGGCCTCGGCGACCTTCAACGGCACGCCCTACCTGTTCGTCGGTTCCGAGCGCGCCAACTTCGTCGCCGTCTACGACGTGACCGACCCGGCGAACCCGGTCCTCACCCAGGCACTGCCTTCCACCAAGGGACCGGAAGGGCTGCTGCCGATCCCGGGCCGCAACCTGCTCGTCGTGTCCTCCGAGGAGGACGCCGCGGACGACGGTGTCCGCGCCACCGTCCAGGTCTACGAGTTGGGCACCTCCGTCCCGGCCTTCCCGAGCATCGTCTCCGACGAGGTGAACGGGCTGCCGATCGCCTGGGGCGCTCTCGGTGCACTGACCGCAGATCCGGCCGTCCCGACCCGGCTCTATTCCGCCCCGGACGCCTACTACTCGCCGAGCCGCATCCTGACCATCGACGCCGTCCGCACCCCGGCCCGCATCACCGCGGAGCTGCCGGTGACCAAGGACGGCGCGCCGATCGGCTATGACATCGAGGGCATCTGGGCGCAGCCCGGCGGCGGGTTCTGGCTCGGCGTCGAGGGTGCCACCGGTCCGGAGAACCTGCTGGTCGAGGTCGGCACCGACGGCGTCGTCCTGCGCGAGATCACCCTGCCCTCCGGCGTTGCCGGCGCGATGGGATCCCAGGGCATCGAGGGCGTCACCGGCTACGGCACCGGCGACGACCAGGTCCTCTACTTCGCGCTGCAGCGCCACCTGTCGATCGACCCGGAGAACACCGCCCGGATCGGCCGGCTGGATGTCGCCACCGGTGAGTTCGGCTGGTTCGGCTACCCGCTGGAGTCCACCGACGTGGACGGCGACTGGATCGGCCTGTCGGAGATCGTCGCGGTGGATGCCACCACCCTGGCCGTCATCGAGCGTGACAAGCTGAACGGCCCGGCCGCCCGGCTGAAGTCCGTTGCCACCGTGGAGATCCCGGACACCTTCGCCGCCACCGGCGAGCCGCTGGCCGTCGCCGCGAAGACAGTGGCCGTGGACGTCCTGCCCCTGCTCGAGGCCGGTAACGGCTGGACGCAGGAGAAGCTCGAGGGGCTGACCGTCGGCGGTGACGGCACCGTCTACGCGATGGTCGACAACGACGGCAACGAGGACGCCAACGGGGAGAACATCTTCCTGCGCCTCGGTGCGGCCGCCGACATCTTCGTCCTCGATGCGGTCGGGACCACCACCCCCACGGCCCCGACGACCGACACCACCGCCCCCACCAGCGATTCCGGCGCCCCGACCAGCGGTACGACCGCACCTACCACCGGCACCGGTGTCACCAGCGGCACGACCACCGGCGGCACCACCACGACGACCGGTTCGACCGGTGCCGTCGCCCCGACCGGAACCACCACGACGTCGACCGGGCCCGAGCTCGCGGCCACCGGTGTGGACGGGGACGGGGTGCGGACCGGTGTGGTGCTCGGGCTGGTGATGATCGCGGCCGGTGTGGTGCTGGCCGTGCGGATCCGCCGTCCCGGTGCTGCCCGCAGGCACTGACCGACGGGGTCGACCGGTGCTGCTCGCAGGCTCTGGCTGTCGTGCCGGCCGGTGCCGCCCGCAGGCTCTGACCGACGGCCGTACGGCGCGGCCGCAGGACAGGACCGGCCGGTGATCGGCGCTGCCGAAGAGACACCGACCGGCGGTGCCTGCAGGTGCTGACCCATGGTCGGCCGGAGCGGCCCGGCCGCTGACCGATCCCGCATCACACCCGGAACCCCGGGGTGGCGAGAGCCGCCCCGGGGTTCCGCTGTGTCCGGGGCCGGGCATGATGGATCGATGACGAGCGCACCCGGCAGCCCGGACGACGAGGCCCTCACCCAGGAGATGGTCGACGACATCGGCACTCTCGTGCGGTGCGAGTCACCGTCGTCGGATCATGAGGCGCTGCACCGGTCGGCTGCGGTCGTCGTGGACCTCGCCGCCCGCATCACCGGCGCGGAGGCGGAGACGGTGGTACTGGCCGGTGTTCCGCACGTCAGGGTCCGGACGGGGACCGGTGACGGTCCGCGGGTCCTCCTGCTGGCCCACCACGACACAGTCTGGCCCATCGGCACTCTCGCCACCCTGCCGTTCGACGTCACCGACGGGGTGCTGCGCGGACCGGGCTGCTTCGACATGAAGGCCGGCGTGGTGATGGCGCTGCACGCACTCCGCGGCTGCGAGGTCCCGGTCACCCTGCTGGTCACCGGCGACGAGGAGGTGGGCTCCGGGACCTCGCGGGCGCTGATCGAGCAGGAGGCCGCCGGTTGTGCCGCTGTCCTGGTCACCGAGCCGTCCGGGGACGGTGGTGCGATCAAGATCGCCCGCAAAGGCGTCGCGAACTACCTGTTCACGGTCGAGGGTCGAGCGGCGCACGCCGGACTGGAGCCGGAGAAGGGTGTCAACGCCGGCCTGGAGATCGCCCGGATCGCCCTCGCAGCAGCGGATCTCGGCAACTCCGAGGTCGGCACCA
This window of the Nakamurella alba genome carries:
- a CDS encoding esterase-like activity of phytase family protein; translation: MLPSRRRLPRLAAGSLVCALALGLPAALSLPAGAVAPVPGVAAAPAPAAIGDAVSGEYFNRIATLPAYSNTSVDTETVSEISTVTTDGSTFIYTDAAGGGLGFVDITTPGDPQPAGYLPLGDGNSPTSVYATDDHLLAVVDATTDFTAPAGSVLIYDITNPADPGTWTPEAVLDLEGQPDSIDITTDGTVAAIAMENQRDEDVGDGGLPQLPAGDLAILDLADPDPATWTVEHVDLTGLTGIDTPEDPEPEYVSISPDDSLVAVTLQENNAVVVVDLATRTVRNHFSAGVATVTDIDTVEDGAIDLTGTITDVPREPDAIGWIGNDQVATANEGDWKGGTRGWTVFDAENGSVTYDSGNSFEHLAVELGQYPEDRSENKGTEPEGLASATFNGTPYLFVGSERANFVAVYDVTDPANPVLTQALPSTKGPEGLLPIPGRNLLVVSSEEDAADDGVRATVQVYELGTSVPAFPSIVSDEVNGLPIAWGALGALTADPAVPTRLYSAPDAYYSPSRILTIDAVRTPARITAELPVTKDGAPIGYDIEGIWAQPGGGFWLGVEGATGPENLLVEVGTDGVVLREITLPSGVAGAMGSQGIEGVTGYGTGDDQVLYFALQRHLSIDPENTARIGRLDVATGEFGWFGYPLESTDVDGDWIGLSEIVAVDATTLAVIERDKLNGPAARLKSVATVEIPDTFAATGEPLAVAAKTVAVDVLPLLEAGNGWTQEKLEGLTVGGDGTVYAMVDNDGNEDANGENIFLRLGAAADIFVLDAVGTTTPTAPTTDTTAPTSDSGAPTSGTTAPTTGTGVTSGTTTGGTTTTTGSTGAVAPTGTTTTSTGPELAATGVDGDGVRTGVVLGLVMIAAGVVLAVRIRRPGAARRH
- a CDS encoding M20 family metallopeptidase, which gives rise to MTSAPGSPDDEALTQEMVDDIGTLVRCESPSSDHEALHRSAAVVVDLAARITGAEAETVVLAGVPHVRVRTGTGDGPRVLLLAHHDTVWPIGTLATLPFDVTDGVLRGPGCFDMKAGVVMALHALRGCEVPVTLLVTGDEEVGSGTSRALIEQEAAGCAAVLVTEPSGDGGAIKIARKGVANYLFTVEGRAAHAGLEPEKGVNAGLEIARIALAAADLGNSEVGTTVTPTTSAAGESSNTVPARAWLRVDVRFAEPTEFTRVDQALRALAPADPAARILVDADPPRPPLTTEMSSGLAALACELAPAAGVPVPELISVGGGSDGNFTAALGIPTLDGLGAVGGGAHAVTEHLLVSELAGRTRLLRALIERVAADAAAD